CCTGAAGTAGAAAAAACACCAGAACCACAGATTAAAGAAGAAAAACAGCCAATTCCAGAGACTGAGATTCTAGAAGAACCTAAAACACAAACAATTGAACCAAAACAGCCAGAAGAACCAAAATTAGAACAGCCAACGGTGGTACCATCTCCTAGTGTGTCTCCCACACCGGAACCCACTGCGCCGACACCTGAAGCAACTGAGGAAAAAGAAGTTCCTCAGCCTCCTAGTGTGTCTCCCACACCAGAGATTATAGACACACCAGCGCCAGAAGTAATTACGCCCTCACCTGTAGTGACACCAGCACCGGAGGTTATTATACCAACACCGGAGGTAATTACACCGTCACCAGAAACGACACCAGCGCCGGAAGTTATTACACCAACACCTGTAGTGACACCAGCGCCGGAAGTTATTACGCCAACACCTGTAGTGACACCAGCGCCGGAAATTATCGAGACACCGGCGCCGGAAGTAATTACACCGTCACCAGAAACGACACCAGCGCCGGAAATTATCGAGACACCGGCGCCGGAAGTAATTACACCGTCACCAGAAACGACACCAGCACCAAAGCCAACGGTAAAACCAGAAGCTGAAGCAATGGAATTACCGAATGTTTAGCGATAAAGCGTAACTACGAGCGTTGAGATAAAGCCTCAACAAAAGCGATCGCAGCTAGAGGATTACCTATACTATCCAAGGCAGGACTATAGCAGGCGATCGCTCCCTGTTCTGGTATAATTACTAAAAGTCCACCACTAATGCCTGATTTCATCGGTAGACCAATTCTGGCAGCAAATTCACCGGAAGCTTCATATAGTCCACAAGTTAACATCACATTGTTGACAAGTTGACGATTTTGTGAATTTAACAATCCGGTTTCACAAGCGAGAATTTTTCCAAGTATTGCTAAATCTTTAACTCTGCCAGATATACAGCAGATTTGTTCGTAAGTATCAAGGGCTATTTGGAGATTGTCGAGATGTTGGGTTTGAGCCAGATAATTGGCGATCGCTTGATTGGCTGGTGAAGGATTAGCACGTACAGAAGCCAGCATCACCTCATCCAGCTTTAGCTGACAACCGGCTAATTGATTGAGCCATTGACAAAATAAAACAGTGCGATGATTGGCGTCTTTTCCTGGTAACTTATCAGCAAGGGTGATAGCGCCACTATTAATCATCGGGTTGCGGGGGTGTCCGCGATCGCTAATTAATTGCTCTAGGGAATTGAAAGGCGCTGATGATGGTTCAACCCCAACCCATTGTACAACATTTTCTGCTCCCAGGTGTTCTAGGAGATAGAGGAAGGAAAATGGCTTAATTACACTCATCAGCGGGA
The Gloeotrichia echinulata CP02 DNA segment above includes these coding regions:
- a CDS encoding glutaminase; this encodes MKGLETLSQTQLSVWVQQAKIQADKGKVINRIPLLAVADPHWFAVHICCKNGQTYSQGDTNCLFPLMSVIKPFSFLYLLEHLGAENVVQWVGVEPSSAPFNSLEQLISDRGHPRNPMINSGAITLADKLPGKDANHRTVLFCQWLNQLAGCQLKLDEVMLASVRANPSPANQAIANYLAQTQHLDNLQIALDTYEQICCISGRVKDLAILGKILACETGLLNSQNRQLVNNVMLTCGLYEASGEFAARIGLPMKSGISGGLLVIIPEQGAIACYSPALDSIGNPLAAIAFVEALSQRS